The following are encoded in a window of Candidatus Omnitrophota bacterium genomic DNA:
- a CDS encoding HAMP domain-containing protein, translating to MRLNIQYKITIIFVLLFAVILFGTYLYLDNALIEKAYRRMKTNLLKESVLTKMIFEKAMSDGTAGRELDLIANEVGESLGLRVTLIGLDGKVLGDTDLDQEELARVENHLYRPEVQEALLTGTGESIRFSTTVQKNLLYMAKRMDRGVVRLAVPLSDVEFISSRLKRTLSVSILLAFLFAMIASFFTSILISKPLRSMSELAKKIAGGDFSERVLIRSNDEIGDLAKSFNDMSEQIRARIDEVITGRSRFEAVLLNMFDGVMVVDSRGIILLMNPSLMSVLMVQDNPAGKKPVEVLRNVDVQEMTDSVLKLTEGVESREITLLLDEEKTFFVHGTPILREEKTEGAVLVFHDITELRKLEKIRKDFVANVSHELRTPVSNIQGYSETLLEGALEDKTHAEEFVRIIHAAADRLAKLIEDLLSLSGIESGKVRSELKPCSIYPITRKVLSGLERQAREKNINIEVNIPGDLPEIMADDMRISQVMLNLVDNAIKYSEEGGSVEIRASREEGLVKISVFDNGIGIPERDLPRIFERFYRVDKARSRELGGTGLGLSIVKHIIQDHGGDVWVESTPGKGSTFFFTVPRA from the coding sequence TTGCGGCTGAATATCCAGTATAAGATCACTATAATCTTCGTCCTGCTTTTCGCGGTCATACTCTTCGGTACTTACCTCTACCTCGATAACGCCCTCATAGAAAAAGCCTATCGCAGGATGAAGACCAATCTTCTCAAGGAGAGCGTTCTCACGAAGATGATCTTCGAAAAAGCGATGAGCGACGGCACCGCGGGAAGGGAACTCGATCTCATAGCGAATGAGGTGGGAGAGTCCCTGGGGCTCAGGGTCACGCTTATAGGGCTTGACGGGAAGGTCTTGGGCGACACGGACCTTGACCAGGAGGAGCTTGCCAGGGTGGAGAACCACCTCTACCGCCCGGAAGTGCAGGAAGCTCTTCTTACCGGTACCGGTGAAAGCATAAGGTTCAGCACCACAGTGCAGAAGAACCTCCTGTATATGGCCAAGAGAATGGACCGCGGGGTGGTAAGGCTGGCCGTCCCGCTTTCGGATGTTGAGTTCATCTCAAGCCGTCTCAAGAGAACGCTCTCGGTCTCCATACTTCTCGCTTTTCTCTTCGCGATGATCGCAAGTTTCTTTACTTCCATACTCATCTCAAAACCCCTGAGGAGCATGTCGGAACTGGCTAAAAAAATAGCGGGTGGGGATTTCTCCGAAAGGGTCCTTATTCGCTCTAACGACGAGATAGGGGACCTTGCAAAATCCTTCAACGACATGTCGGAACAGATAAGGGCGCGCATAGACGAGGTTATCACGGGCCGGTCCAGGTTCGAGGCGGTGCTCCTTAACATGTTCGACGGGGTAATGGTGGTCGATTCCAGGGGGATAATACTTCTGATGAACCCTTCTCTTATGTCGGTCCTCATGGTGCAGGATAATCCCGCCGGGAAAAAACCCGTGGAAGTCTTGAGGAACGTCGACGTCCAGGAGATGACCGACAGCGTACTCAAGCTGACCGAAGGGGTGGAGTCAAGGGAGATAACGCTCCTTCTTGACGAGGAGAAGACCTTTTTCGTTCACGGCACGCCGATATTGCGTGAAGAAAAGACCGAAGGCGCTGTCCTGGTCTTTCATGATATAACCGAGCTCAGGAAACTCGAGAAGATACGCAAGGATTTCGTGGCCAATGTCTCGCACGAGCTGAGGACCCCGGTATCCAACATCCAGGGGTATTCAGAGACCCTCCTCGAAGGAGCCCTTGAAGACAAGACGCATGCCGAGGAATTCGTCAGGATAATACATGCCGCCGCCGACCGACTGGCCAAGCTCATCGAGGACCTCCTAAGCCTTTCGGGCATAGAATCGGGGAAGGTCAGATCCGAGCTTAAACCCTGCTCGATCTATCCGATAACCAGGAAGGTGCTTTCGGGGCTTGAAAGACAGGCCAGGGAAAAGAACATCAATATCGAGGTCAATATACCCGGGGACCTGCCCGAGATAATGGCCGACGATATGCGCATATCCCAGGTCATGCTCAACCTGGTGGATAACGCTATCAAATATTCCGAAGAAGGTGGCAGTGTGGAAATACGGGCTTCCCGCGAGGAGGGTCTCGTAAAAATATCCGTTTTCGATAACGGTATCGGCATCCCGGAGAGGGACCTGCCGCGCATCTTCGAAAGGTTCTACCGGGTGGACAAGGCCCGCTCACGAGAGCTCGGAGGCACGGGTCTGGGTCTTTCGATAGTCAAGCATATCATACAGGACCATGGCGGAGATGTCTGGGTCGAAAGCACCCCGGGAAAAGGCTCGACCTTTTTTTTCACGGTTCCCAGGGCGTGA
- the phoU gene encoding phosphate signaling complex protein PhoU, which translates to MERHLDDELKKLNTDLVKMASLAEEAIFKSVEALKNQDKELAQTVIDGDGKIDEMENSIEEEAINLLATKQPMAVDLRFITTGMKINTEIERIADLAVNIAQRVIEVSDEPLVKPLVDIPKLSEVARKMVKQAIDSFVNKNEFMAKQVILSDPEANALKNSITDELIDEHISKNSNISLRAVPLILVARHLERICDHATNIAEDVIYMVRAKVVKHRKIENGD; encoded by the coding sequence ATGGAGAGGCATTTGGATGATGAGCTGAAAAAACTTAACACTGATCTGGTCAAGATGGCCAGCCTGGCCGAGGAGGCCATTTTCAAGTCGGTGGAAGCGCTTAAAAACCAGGACAAGGAATTGGCGCAGACGGTGATAGACGGCGACGGCAAGATCGACGAGATGGAGAACTCAATCGAGGAGGAGGCGATAAACCTGCTGGCGACGAAGCAGCCTATGGCCGTGGACCTCAGGTTCATCACCACCGGCATGAAGATAAACACCGAGATAGAGAGGATAGCGGACCTTGCGGTCAATATCGCCCAGAGGGTCATAGAGGTCTCCGATGAACCCCTGGTAAAGCCCCTGGTGGACATACCCAAACTCTCCGAGGTCGCCAGGAAAATGGTAAAGCAGGCGATCGATTCTTTCGTGAACAAGAACGAGTTCATGGCCAAGCAGGTCATCCTTTCCGACCCGGAGGCGAACGCTCTTAAGAATTCGATAACGGATGAACTGATAGACGAGCATATATCGAAAAATTCCAATATATCCCTCCGCGCGGTACCCCTGATACTGGTCGCGCGCCACCTGGAGAGGATCTGTGACCATGCCACCAACATCGCCGAGGATGTCATCTACATGGTCCGCGCCAAGGTAGTGAAACATCGC
- a CDS encoding DUF1722 domain-containing protein has product MNKKFPKPRVFASRCLGFEACRWNGAIIPDKFVEKLKPHVEYITTCPEADIGLGVPRDPIRIIFTDGSFRLAQLNTGRDVTDLMRDYAREYVRSLEGMDGFILKDRSPSCGLKDVKVYPGLKANNVIKKTSGFFAREVIDRYPALAVETEGRLTNYNLRENFLTKIFTLASFRGIEDRRQMKDLVDFHARNKFLLMAYDQEELALMGRVVANHEKKPAAEVFSQYREHLGRALGEPPKYTQNINVMMHGLGYFSKELTEDEKRFFLNSLEEYRREQVPLSVPVSLLRSFIVRFREEYLMQQTFFEPYPIELVAVKDSGKGREF; this is encoded by the coding sequence ATGAATAAGAAGTTCCCCAAACCGAGGGTTTTTGCCAGCAGATGCCTGGGTTTCGAAGCGTGCAGGTGGAACGGGGCGATCATACCCGATAAATTCGTTGAGAAGCTCAAGCCCCATGTTGAGTACATAACCACCTGCCCCGAGGCGGATATAGGCCTGGGCGTGCCCCGGGACCCGATCAGGATAATTTTTACCGATGGTTCTTTCCGTCTGGCGCAGCTTAATACCGGGAGGGACGTGACGGACCTTATGCGGGACTACGCGCGCGAATACGTCCGCTCTCTTGAGGGGATGGACGGGTTCATCCTTAAGGATAGGTCTCCTTCCTGCGGACTGAAGGATGTCAAGGTATATCCCGGTCTCAAAGCCAATAACGTCATAAAGAAGACCAGCGGTTTCTTCGCCAGGGAGGTTATCGATAGATATCCCGCTCTGGCCGTTGAGACCGAGGGACGTCTAACCAATTACAATCTCAGGGAGAATTTCCTCACCAAGATCTTTACCCTCGCTTCCTTCCGCGGCATAGAGGACCGGCGCCAGATGAAGGACCTGGTGGATTTCCACGCGCGGAACAAATTCCTCCTGATGGCATACGACCAGGAGGAGCTGGCTCTGATGGGCAGGGTCGTGGCTAACCATGAAAAAAAGCCCGCCGCGGAGGTTTTCTCCCAATACAGGGAACACCTCGGCAGGGCTCTTGGCGAACCCCCGAAATACACCCAGAACATCAACGTGATGATGCACGGGCTGGGGTACTTTTCAAAGGAGCTCACCGAGGACGAAAAAAGGTTCTTCCTTAATTCACTTGAAGAATACCGACGGGAACAGGTACCCCTCAGCGTTCCGGTCAGTCTGCTGAGGTCCTTTATTGTCAGGTTCAGGGAAGAATACCTTATGCAACAGACGTTTTTCGAGCCTTATCCGATAGAGCTGGTGGCGGTCAAGGATTCCGGGAAAGGCCGCGAGTTCTGA
- a CDS encoding phosphate ABC transporter ATP-binding protein encodes MKDGIKIKVENFDFYYGDVHALKDITMDIYKNQVTGIIGPSGCGKSTFLRSLNRMNDVIPGARGEGTVILDGENIFSSTVDVVEIRKKVGMVFQKSNPFPKTIFENVAYGLKINGIKNTKFIAEKVETSLKGAALWKEVKDRLGHSAFDLSGGQQQRLCIARALAVEPEVLLMDEPASALDPTSTSKIEELIQELKKEYTIIIVTHNMQQAARISDNTAFFMLGELVEYDETNKIFTNPSKKITEDYITGRFG; translated from the coding sequence ATGAAGGACGGAATCAAGATAAAGGTAGAGAACTTTGATTTTTATTACGGGGATGTCCACGCGCTTAAGGACATAACCATGGACATCTACAAGAACCAGGTGACTGGTATCATCGGTCCCTCCGGATGCGGAAAATCCACATTCCTTAGGAGCCTGAACAGGATGAACGATGTTATCCCCGGGGCAAGGGGGGAGGGGACGGTCATCCTTGACGGGGAGAACATTTTCAGCTCTACCGTGGACGTGGTGGAGATAAGGAAAAAAGTGGGAATGGTCTTCCAGAAATCCAACCCGTTCCCCAAGACCATATTCGAGAACGTGGCCTACGGCCTGAAGATAAACGGCATAAAGAACACAAAATTCATAGCCGAGAAGGTCGAGACCAGCCTTAAGGGAGCCGCTTTGTGGAAAGAGGTGAAAGACCGGCTTGGCCACAGCGCTTTCGATCTTTCGGGAGGCCAGCAGCAGAGGCTCTGTATAGCAAGGGCGCTGGCGGTGGAACCGGAGGTCCTTCTCATGGACGAACCGGCTTCCGCTCTTGACCCGACGTCCACGTCCAAGATAGAGGAGCTCATCCAGGAGCTCAAGAAGGAATATACCATAATAATAGTCACGCACAACATGCAGCAGGCGGCGAGGATATCGGATAATACCGCTTTTTTTATGCTGGGTGAACTGGTAGAATATGACGAAACGAACAAGATATTCACCAATCCTTCCAAGAAGATAACGGAGGATTACATAACCGGCCGGTTCGGTTGA
- a CDS encoding tetratricopeptide repeat protein, whose product MKYLLIGLMCLSMLLGLCKKAFTREGEDLKHYDKAISLLNKVLEIDPDDTDALIKRGASYIMKGEYDLALKDLDRAAELDPENPKAYYNRGVVFYHKRQLDKAIADFDRAQRLAPGDVDVYNSRANVYAVKGLTGRAIEDYTKALQIDPGLIKTYYNRGVLYISRKKYDLAIKDFTRSLELDPDYAPSYQSRAIAHYYKGEYDKSRQNVQKALALGFPVNGSFLEALRKRTGENAEE is encoded by the coding sequence ATGAAGTATCTATTGATAGGGTTGATGTGTCTCTCCATGCTGCTGGGCCTCTGTAAAAAGGCCTTCACGCGGGAGGGGGAGGACCTCAAGCATTATGACAAGGCTATCTCCCTTCTGAACAAGGTGCTTGAGATAGATCCGGACGATACCGACGCGCTCATAAAAAGAGGCGCTTCTTACATAATGAAAGGCGAGTATGACCTCGCGCTCAAGGACCTGGACAGGGCGGCCGAGCTGGATCCGGAGAACCCGAAGGCTTATTATAACAGGGGTGTTGTCTTTTACCATAAAAGGCAGCTTGATAAGGCGATAGCGGATTTTGACAGAGCCCAGCGGCTCGCTCCCGGGGATGTGGATGTTTATAACAGCCGGGCGAACGTCTATGCCGTGAAAGGTCTTACCGGCAGGGCGATAGAGGATTATACTAAAGCCCTCCAGATCGACCCGGGTCTTATAAAGACCTATTACAACAGGGGAGTTCTGTATATTTCACGGAAGAAGTACGACCTGGCCATAAAGGATTTCACCAGGTCCCTTGAACTGGACCCGGATTACGCACCCTCTTACCAGAGCAGGGCGATAGCCCATTATTACAAGGGCGAATACGATAAGAGCCGCCAGAACGTCCAGAAGGCTCTTGCGCTTGGCTTCCCGGTGAACGGATCATTCCTGGAAGCGCTCCGGAAAAGAACCGGCGAAAACGCGGAGGAATGA
- a CDS encoding cupin domain-containing protein codes for MTGPKAVRIKDDGSRQRLLEGRPATSGMKSGYVKLEEGGSVGRHSTKEREEALVIMEGEARVCCEGSEPLMAKAESVVYIPPDTPHDVINAGRGPLRYVYVVSPAGERLSG; via the coding sequence ATGACTGGACCTAAAGCGGTCAGAATAAAAGACGATGGATCGCGCCAGCGCCTCCTTGAAGGCCGCCCGGCAACCTCAGGCATGAAATCCGGATACGTGAAGCTGGAAGAAGGCGGATCGGTCGGCAGGCACAGCACGAAGGAAAGGGAAGAAGCGCTGGTCATAATGGAGGGTGAAGCCCGGGTCTGTTGTGAGGGGAGTGAGCCGCTCATGGCAAAAGCCGAAAGCGTTGTTTATATACCTCCCGATACACCCCATGATGTCATTAACGCGGGAAGAGGACCTCTTAGGTACGTGTACGTGGTCTCTCCCGCGGGCGAAAGGTTATCCGGATGA
- a CDS encoding DnaJ domain-containing protein, with protein MTDFKKINDARKILGLGESATLYEIKDVYRKLSLKYHPDKCEEEEKAECEETFKKISSAYETIMTYCANYRFSFAVEEVQGVDMDKEIYDHMKRFYDGWFGDLS; from the coding sequence ATGACGGATTTCAAAAAGATAAATGATGCCAGGAAAATCCTGGGGCTCGGCGAGAGCGCAACTCTGTACGAGATAAAGGACGTTTACAGGAAGCTGTCCCTGAAATATCATCCGGATAAATGCGAAGAAGAGGAAAAAGCCGAATGCGAGGAGACCTTCAAAAAGATCAGCTCCGCCTACGAGACCATAATGACATACTGCGCGAATTACCGGTTCTCCTTCGCCGTAGAAGAGGTCCAGGGGGTCGATATGGACAAGGAGATCTACGACCATATGAAAAGGTTCTATGACGGATGGTTCGGCGACCTTTCCTGA
- the pstC gene encoding phosphate ABC transporter permease subunit PstC gives MKDLKEKLIHGLFFFNGFLVVIVLLGIFALLVFTSLPGFKEISIKEFLFTARWNPTSYVKPIYGLGSMLVSTLMVTVGALVIAIPLGIGTAAYLSDVANKRVREIAKPVIEILAGIPSVVIGFLGIVLVGPIIARIFNIPNGLNAVNGSILLGIMALPTIISLTEDALKSVPKSYSEASLALGATKWQTVVRVKIPASMSGIFAASMLGMGRAIGETMTVLMACGNAPAMPQSFLDSVRTMTATIAIELGEVPYYTTHYYALFGVGLVLFIITFMVNMIADIVLRKYQVVKQQ, from the coding sequence ATGAAAGACCTGAAAGAAAAGTTGATCCACGGCCTCTTTTTCTTTAACGGCTTTCTTGTCGTTATAGTTCTATTGGGGATCTTTGCCCTCCTTGTCTTCACTTCACTTCCGGGTTTCAAGGAAATAAGCATAAAGGAATTCCTTTTTACCGCGCGCTGGAACCCCACCTCTTACGTGAAGCCCATCTACGGCCTAGGTTCCATGCTGGTAAGCACCCTTATGGTAACGGTAGGGGCGCTGGTCATCGCTATTCCCCTTGGTATAGGTACAGCGGCGTATCTATCGGATGTCGCGAATAAACGCGTCAGGGAAATAGCCAAGCCCGTGATAGAGATACTGGCCGGCATCCCTTCGGTCGTTATCGGTTTTCTGGGTATCGTACTTGTGGGACCGATAATAGCCAGGATATTCAATATTCCAAACGGGCTTAACGCGGTCAACGGTTCCATACTCCTGGGGATAATGGCCTTACCGACCATAATCAGCCTTACCGAAGACGCCTTAAAGAGCGTTCCCAAGTCCTATTCGGAGGCCTCGCTGGCTTTAGGGGCCACCAAGTGGCAGACGGTCGTCAGGGTCAAGATACCAGCTTCCATGTCCGGTATATTCGCCGCAAGCATGCTCGGCATGGGTAGAGCCATAGGAGAGACGATGACGGTGCTCATGGCCTGTGGCAACGCGCCGGCCATGCCCCAGAGTTTTCTGGACTCGGTAAGGACCATGACCGCCACGATAGCCATAGAACTGGGGGAGGTGCCTTATTACACCACGCATTATTACGCGCTTTTCGGGGTCGGGCTCGTGCTTTTCATTATTACCTTCATGGTCAACATGATAGCGGATATCGTATTGCGTAAATATCAGGTGGTGAAGCAGCAATGA
- a CDS encoding response regulator, whose product MAKKRILIIEDDKDIAKLVKYNLEKAGFECAVSSTGENALEVLDRNPVDLILLDIMLPQIDGLEVCRRIKQDEKLSNIPVVMLTAKGEEVDRVVGFELGADDYIVKPFSPRELILRVKAILKRVTKPEPKADILKSGKLKVDISRHMVTVDKKEVTLTPMEFDLLGTLMKRAGRVQSRERLLNDVWDIASDVTTRTVDTHVKRLREKLGKAGDAIETVRGIGYKFREKD is encoded by the coding sequence ATGGCGAAAAAGAGGATACTTATCATTGAAGACGACAAGGATATCGCGAAGCTCGTCAAATATAACCTCGAAAAGGCCGGATTCGAATGCGCCGTCTCATCGACGGGGGAGAACGCTCTTGAGGTCCTTGACAGGAACCCGGTCGACCTTATCCTCCTGGATATAATGCTCCCGCAGATAGACGGTCTTGAAGTATGCAGAAGAATAAAACAGGATGAGAAGCTTTCCAATATCCCCGTTGTCATGCTGACGGCGAAGGGCGAGGAAGTCGACAGGGTAGTTGGTTTCGAGCTGGGCGCGGACGATTATATAGTCAAGCCCTTCAGCCCACGCGAGCTCATTCTGCGGGTCAAGGCGATACTGAAAAGAGTGACAAAGCCTGAGCCCAAAGCGGACATTCTCAAGTCCGGCAAGCTCAAGGTCGACATATCCCGGCATATGGTGACGGTCGACAAGAAAGAGGTCACGCTCACCCCCATGGAGTTCGATCTATTGGGCACGCTGATGAAACGGGCCGGCAGGGTGCAGTCGAGGGAACGGTTGCTGAACGACGTATGGGATATAGCCAGCGATGTTACCACACGGACGGTCGATACCCATGTCAAGCGCTTGCGTGAAAAGCTGGGCAAGGCAGGCGACGCGATAGAGACCGTAAGGGGAATAGGGTACAAGTTCAGAGAAAAGGATTGA
- the larE gene encoding ATP-dependent sacrificial sulfur transferase LarE, translated as MCSRNPSKYSSLKEILRSMKSVLVAFSGGIDSTLLLKAATDALGREVIAVTAVSPAKSPEEAPRAREIAAGIGVEHIFIDSTELSDENVAHNLPERCYYCKRSLFAQLAEIAGEKGSRFIVEGTNADDEQMHRPGSRARNEMGVRSPLAEARLGKDRIRELLRQKGLGNWQAPSQSCLLTRFPYGMQIDTRELKRVAKAEEMIRSMGFSAVRVRVSAGGARVEVLPGEACELTKSPEKFIIIEKLEKLGYEKVVIDPEGYRTGSMDEAL; from the coding sequence ATGTGCAGCAGAAATCCCTCAAAATACTCGTCTCTCAAAGAGATATTGCGGAGCATGAAGAGCGTTCTGGTAGCGTTTTCCGGAGGCATTGACAGTACGCTGCTACTCAAGGCCGCAACGGACGCCCTGGGGAGAGAGGTGATAGCGGTTACAGCGGTATCTCCGGCAAAATCCCCGGAAGAAGCGCCCCGGGCAAGGGAAATAGCCGCGGGAATTGGTGTCGAACACATCTTTATTGATTCGACCGAACTTTCTGATGAGAACGTGGCGCATAACCTGCCGGAAAGATGTTATTACTGTAAGAGGAGCCTTTTCGCGCAGCTTGCCGAAATAGCCGGGGAAAAGGGTTCAAGGTTCATTGTTGAAGGCACTAATGCTGATGACGAACAGATGCACAGGCCGGGCAGCCGCGCGAGAAATGAAATGGGCGTAAGGAGCCCCCTCGCCGAAGCCCGCCTCGGAAAAGACCGGATAAGGGAGTTACTCCGCCAAAAGGGCCTTGGGAACTGGCAGGCGCCTTCGCAGTCCTGCCTTCTGACAAGGTTCCCTTACGGGATGCAGATAGATACCCGAGAACTAAAGAGGGTAGCGAAAGCCGAGGAGATGATAAGATCGATGGGGTTCTCCGCGGTAAGGGTACGCGTCTCAGCTGGGGGAGCGAGGGTTGAAGTCCTTCCCGGCGAGGCATGCGAATTGACGAAAAGCCCCGAAAAGTTTATTATTATAGAGAAACTTGAAAAACTCGGTTACGAAAAGGTCGTGATAGACCCGGAAGGTTATCGCACAGGAAGCATGGACGAGGCACTCTAA
- the pstA gene encoding phosphate ABC transporter permease PstA — translation MNNKKLSQMLGFALLRTCMAVVVFILMVILYDIISKGIGVISWQFLTQPPKNGMTEGGIFPAIVGTFLVTVFTAVLAVPLGMGCAIYLNEYARDNKLTRLIRMSIRNLSGVPSIVYGLFGVVLFVQLLRLGTCILSAGFTLGLMTLPWTITASEEALKNVPRSYRDGALALGATKWQTIRTNVLPYAVPGMLTGTILGLSRAAGETAPILFTGAAFFLPFLPRSVFDQFMALPYHLYIMSTQHHAIEQVRPIAYATALVLIALVFTMNLFAIVFRYHLRKLKRD, via the coding sequence ATGAACAACAAGAAACTTTCACAGATGCTGGGCTTTGCACTTTTAAGGACGTGCATGGCAGTTGTGGTGTTCATCCTCATGGTGATATTGTATGATATCATATCCAAGGGAATAGGCGTCATAAGCTGGCAGTTCCTCACCCAGCCTCCGAAGAACGGGATGACCGAGGGAGGTATCTTCCCGGCGATAGTGGGGACCTTTCTGGTCACGGTCTTTACCGCGGTACTTGCCGTGCCCCTGGGCATGGGATGCGCGATCTACTTGAACGAGTACGCCAGGGATAATAAGCTGACGCGCCTGATAAGGATGTCGATCAGGAACCTTTCCGGCGTCCCCTCTATAGTTTACGGGCTTTTCGGGGTCGTGCTTTTCGTTCAGCTTCTCCGGCTGGGCACGTGCATACTTTCGGCCGGGTTCACGCTGGGGCTTATGACCCTGCCCTGGACGATAACCGCAAGCGAGGAAGCTCTTAAGAACGTGCCCAGGTCCTACCGGGACGGGGCACTGGCGCTGGGCGCGACCAAGTGGCAGACCATAAGGACGAATGTGCTTCCGTACGCCGTTCCCGGCATGCTTACCGGGACCATACTCGGATTGTCACGCGCAGCCGGAGAGACCGCGCCGATACTTTTTACCGGAGCGGCTTTCTTCCTGCCGTTTTTACCCAGGTCGGTGTTCGACCAGTTCATGGCGCTTCCGTACCATTTGTACATTATGTCGACCCAGCACCACGCGATAGAGCAGGTAAGGCCTATCGCTTACGCCACGGCACTCGTGCTCATAGCGCTGGTATTTACGATGAACCTTTTCGCGATAGTGTTCAGGTATCATTTAAGGAAACTAAAAAGGGATTAA
- the larB gene encoding nickel pincer cofactor biosynthesis protein LarB: MEKRQIRKILKEVKDGKISTDRALEALRAFPFDDMGFAKIDTHRDLRKGFPEVVFCSGKSCEQITAIFGKRKDSTIMATRADHDIYQAVKKTRKEAVYYPEAAIVFAGRKRRKSGRTILVASAGTSDIPVAEEAAVTAEILGNRVDRSYDIGVAGMHRMLANREKLARANVVIVVAGMDGALPSLVGGLVGRPVIAVPTSVGYGANFRGLAPLLTVLNSCAPGVATVNIDNGFGAGYMASLINRK; this comes from the coding sequence ATGGAAAAACGCCAGATAAGGAAGATCCTCAAAGAAGTAAAGGACGGCAAGATCAGCACGGATCGGGCATTGGAGGCCTTGAGGGCCTTCCCTTTCGATGATATGGGTTTTGCTAAGATAGATACCCACCGGGACCTGAGAAAAGGGTTCCCGGAAGTCGTTTTCTGCAGCGGCAAGAGCTGCGAGCAGATAACAGCGATATTCGGTAAGAGGAAGGATTCGACCATCATGGCTACGAGGGCGGACCATGATATTTACCAGGCGGTGAAAAAAACGAGGAAGGAAGCAGTCTACTATCCCGAAGCTGCGATAGTCTTTGCCGGAAGAAAACGCCGAAAGAGCGGCAGGACCATCCTGGTGGCCTCGGCGGGGACTTCTGACATACCCGTTGCCGAGGAGGCGGCAGTTACCGCGGAGATACTGGGTAACCGCGTGGACCGCTCTTATGATATAGGTGTCGCCGGCATGCACAGGATGCTGGCGAACCGCGAAAAGCTCGCCCGGGCCAATGTCGTGATAGTGGTCGCGGGGATGGACGGCGCCCTGCCTAGCCTGGTCGGGGGACTGGTCGGCCGTCCGGTGATCGCCGTTCCGACAAGTGTGGGCTACGGGGCTAATTTCAGGGGCCTCGCGCCGCTACTTACCGTACTCAATAGCTGCGCGCCCGGGGTGGCGACCGTTAATATAGATAACGGCTTCGGTGCCGGGTACATGGCATCCCTGATTAACAGGAAGTAA
- the pstS gene encoding phosphate ABC transporter substrate-binding protein PstS family protein — MKKSRKIIALAVMAVFLCTSGGARAGDMVQIKGSDTLINLVQKLSEVYMEKNPGKYIAVTGGGSGTGIAALTNGKCDLANASRNMKPKEITRAQSRGVSPKRVVIALDGLSVIVNGTNGVDKLTMGQIGKIFRGEATNWKDVGGADKPITLYGRQSNSGTFVLFRDMVLKGDYSARMKRMNGNSQIVEAVKADSTGIGYVGVGYVKNVTGIKVLEVAAYEGAPYASPLRTEDVKSGKYPIARPLNQYVDGTPEGDVRDFIEFELSAEGQRIVEEEGFFPIPKEYEQFNERNAGI; from the coding sequence ATGAAGAAGAGCAGGAAAATAATAGCACTTGCGGTAATGGCGGTTTTCTTGTGCACTTCGGGCGGCGCGCGCGCCGGGGATATGGTCCAGATCAAGGGATCGGATACCCTGATAAATCTCGTGCAGAAGCTGAGCGAAGTGTACATGGAAAAGAACCCGGGCAAATATATCGCCGTCACCGGCGGTGGGTCGGGTACCGGTATAGCCGCTTTGACAAACGGTAAATGCGACCTTGCCAACGCTTCACGCAACATGAAGCCCAAGGAGATAACCCGCGCCCAGAGCCGCGGGGTCAGCCCGAAAAGGGTGGTTATCGCGCTTGACGGCTTGAGTGTGATCGTTAACGGCACCAACGGTGTCGATAAACTCACCATGGGACAGATCGGCAAGATATTCCGCGGCGAGGCGACCAACTGGAAGGACGTGGGAGGCGCGGATAAACCTATCACTCTTTACGGCAGGCAGTCCAATTCCGGCACGTTCGTTCTTTTCAGGGACATGGTACTTAAAGGGGACTATTCGGCCAGGATGAAAAGGATGAACGGTAACAGTCAGATAGTCGAGGCGGTGAAGGCCGATTCCACGGGCATAGGATATGTCGGCGTGGGATACGTGAAGAACGTCACCGGCATAAAGGTGCTGGAGGTGGCCGCCTATGAGGGAGCTCCTTACGCGAGCCCTCTCAGGACAGAAGATGTAAAGTCCGGTAAATATCCGATAGCCAGACCCCTCAACCAGTATGTTGACGGAACGCCTGAAGGGGATGTGCGCGATTTTATTGAATTCGAACTGAGCGCCGAGGGGCAGAGAATAGTGGAAGAAGAAGGGTTCTTTCCCATTCCCAAGGAATACGAACAGTTCAATGAGAGGAACGCGGGTATCTAA